The genomic stretch TGCGAACCAATAATTGGATAGACTAAATTTGCGCCTGTGCCAATATCTAAGCATTTTATAGCTGTCCCTTTCGGGATTTTCCCCTGATACGTTTCCCCCAAAAGCGACGCAACATAATGAATATAATCTGCTCTACCAGGAATTGGCGGACACAAATAATTGGCTGGAATATCCCAATAATCAATGTTGTAATACTGTTTTAACAATGCTTTATTGAGCATTTTCACAGCGTTTGGATCAAAAAAATCAATAGATTCATCGCCAAACTTATTCGGTTTTACAAAGCTAGAAAGTTCAGGAATTGCTTTTATCAACAATTCAAAATCATAGCGTTCCCGATGTTTATTCAGCGGATGCAATTTTGACTTTATTATTGGTTGTTGCTTTTTTCTTGAATCCATACATTAATTTTATCTTCCAACAATTGCAACGGAATACAACCTGTACTCAATACTTGATTGTGAAATTCTCTAATATCAAATTTATCTCCCAAAGTATCTTCCGCTTTAGCGCGCAACTCTCTAATTTTTAACTGCCCAATTTTGTACGACAACGCTTGCCCAGGATTTGCCATATAGCGTTCAATCTCAGAAATAATACTTGCTTCGCTTTCCGCTTCGTTATCAAGTGAATATTGAATAGCTTTCTCACGAGTCCAACCTTTTGCGTGCAATCCTGTGTCTACAACCAAACGAATTGCACGATGCATTTCCATGCCCAACATTCCAAAATATTGATACGGATCTGTGTACAAACCGAGTTCTTTTCCTAACGATTCGGTGTACAAAGCCCAACCTTCGCCATAGGCGCTGTACCATAATGTTTTCCGAAACGCTGGCAAATCATCGTTTTCTTGCGTTAACGAAATTTGATAATGATGTCCAGGAATTGCTTCATGCAAAAACAAGGCTTCATCCGAAAATACATTATAGGTTTTTGCATCAGGAATTGGTGTATAAAAAATCCCAGGACGCGTTCCATCTAGCGAACCTTGATTATATTCGGCACTTGCAGAAGCTTCTCTAAATGCTTCCGTACGACGAACTTCGAACGGAGTTTTTGGTTTCAAATCGAATAATTTCGCAATTTGTGGCTTCATTTTGTCGTGAATTGCATTGAAATTATCAATAATTTGTTGCGCATCCGTATACGGCATTAACTCTTTATTTGATCTCACAAAATTGAAAAATGATTTAATATCGCCTTTAAAACCAACTTGCGTTTTTACTTTCTCCATTTCTCCCAAAATTCGAGCGACTTCTTTCAATCCTAATTCGTGGATTTCACCGGCTGTCATATTGGTTGTTGTGTAGTTTTTTATAGAATGATTATAATACGCTTCTCCATAAGGAGTTTCAGAAATTCCAGAACTTTCTCTTCCAGCAGTCAAATAATCGGTCTTTAAAAACTGATACATTTCATTAAAAGAAGGAATCAATTTTTCGTTTAAAAATGTGGAATATGCTGTTGTTAGTTCTTTTTTACTTTCGTCAGAAAAGTCTTTTGGAAAGTTTTTAATTGGTGAATAAAACAAATGATTTTCTACATCGGCAGAAGCCAACACTTCAAACTGCGGAATTACTTTTTGAATCAATGATTTTGGCAGAACATACTTTTCGTTAATACCTTCTTGCATGCGTTCTTTTGCAGTTTTTAACCAAGTATTATAACCTTCCAAACGCTTCAGCCAATTATTATAATCTTCAACCGTTTTAAAAGGTTGTGCGCCAGCGCCGCTTGCCAATTGACCAACGGATAAATTTAATGTCCACATTTGATTGACTGGAAATAACACATCATTTTTAAAACTTAATTGTCTTAATTTCATGTCGCAATCCCAATTCAAAATAGCTTTGCTCAGTTGTTCACTTTCAGTAAGATTAGTATCTGCATAATTTTTTAGAGCATCTTTAAAAGTTCTATAATGTTTCTTTACCTTTTCTTGATGTTCATCAGATAGAAAATCTGGAAATTGATCGTTATAGCGATTATCGCCAGCAGATGTTGCTTGCAAAGGATCTAATTCCAGTCCTTTTTGATAATAGCTCTCTAAAAATTCAGCAAAATTTTGAGTTTCTGTGACTGTTTCATTTGTGTCACTTTTCTGTTGGTCGTCACAAGCAACGAGAGAAAAGATAAAGATTGATAAAATATAAATGTGTTTTTTCATGTGATGAATTTCTTTTTTGAGGGATTAAAAGTACTATTTTTTTAAGTTAACGTCAGTTTGATACAAAAGTTAAGAGCATTTTTTGTCTTTTCCGCAGTATAGAATGAATTTTTCGTTAAAAATTTTCGAATCCTTGGAGAAAATTTAGAAAAATTTATACGGTTTTAGTTTTTCCCAAAAAGAAAAACTAAAAATACCTCTGGAAAAGCGCACTTTCTTTTGTTGAAGCCTGTGCTGAACTTGATTCAGTATTCTTTGTGCGAGCAAAGACAAAGAAAATTAAAAACTAATAGCGTGTTATCATACAACTAATATTATTAAATTTTAAAGTTAGTAATTAGGTTTTTAAGCACTTACGTTATCTAATTTTTGATACAAAATCTCCAATAGTTTTTGTTCCGTTCTGTGTCAAATGCTTTATAAATGCACTTCCAATAATTGCGCCTTTTGCTTTATTGGTTGCTTGTGTAAATGTTTCTCGATTGGAAATTCCAAAACCAACTACTTGCGGATTTTTCAAATTCATATTACCAATTCTATCAAAATAATCAGCTTGCGCATTTCCAAAACTACTTTTTGCGCCTGTTGTTCCTGCCGAACTTACCATATAAATAAATCCGTTGGAAATACTATCGATAAATCGGATGCGTTCTTCAGAAGTTTGTGGTGTAATTAAAAACACATTAATCAAGCCGTGTTTTTCAAAAATGGCTTGATATTCATTGTGATACACATCAACAGGCATATCTGGAATAATCAATCCGTCAATTCCGACTTCTTTACACTTTGCACAAAAAGCTTCAATTCCGTATTGCAACATCGGATTTAAATACCCCATAATAATTAGCGGAATAGAAACTGTTTTTCGAATATTGGCTAATTGCCCAAACAGAATCTTGCTTGTCATTCCATTTTTCAAAGCTTGCGTAGAACTTGCTTGAATCGTTGGCCCATCTGCCAAAGGATCACTAAAAGGCAACCCAATTTCGACCATATCAACGCCGTTTTTTTCCAACTCTTGAATCACGCCAACGGTATCATTCAAACTTGGATATCCTGCAGTAAAATATATAGATAATAACTTTTTATCTTCTTGTAATTTTTGGTTTATTCTGTTCATCAATTATATTATTTTTTCATTCCTGCGAAGGCAGGAATCTCATGCTTTTCCTCAATCGAATAATTGAAGAATTTATATATATTCAGAAAGGTCTTTCCAATCGGGATTCAATCCATTAATCAAATTAATCTTCCATTCACGCTTCCATTTTTTAATTTGGCGTTCTCTTTTAATCGAATTGTTTACATATTTCGTAGTTTCAAAATATACGAGTTTATGAACATTATATTTTCCAGTAAAAGTGCTCGTACTATTATTTTTATGTTGAATTAATCTTTGTTTCAATTGCTTTGAACGTCCAACATATAAAACTGTATGACTTTTATTTGTTAAAATGTAAACATAATGTGTATCCATCGTTTTTGTTATGATTCCTGCCTTCGCAGGAATGAAAAATAATTATAACTTGAAATATTCTATATAAGTATTCAAATCCTTGTCGCCACGACCAGATAAATTCAGCACTACAATTTCATCTTTTTTGAATTTTCTAGTTTCAAAAATTGCCAAAGCATGCGAAGTTTCAATCGCAGGAATAATACCTTCTAATTGTGACAATTCAAGTCCAGCAGTCATTGCTTCATCATCTGTAATAGAAATAAATTCGGCACGTTTGCTGGCGTATAAATGTGCGTGCATTGGTCCAACACCAGGATAATCTAATCCTGCCGAAATAGAATACGGTTCTGTAATTTGTCCGTCTTTGGTTTGCATCAATAAAGTTCTACTTCCGTGAATAATTCCGTCTTCTCCTAAAACCGAAGTTGCTGCACTTTCACCAGAGTGAATTCCTTTTCCAGCTGCTTCCACAGCGATTAAATTGACACGTTCATCATCTAAATATTGATAAAAAGCGCCAGCCGCATTACTTCCGCCACCAACACATGCAATTACATGATCTGGATACGAGCGACCTTCTTTTTCTTGCAATTGCCATTCAATTTCTTCAGAAATTACAGCTTGAAAACGCGCTACCATATCTGGATACGGATGCGGACCAACCACCGAACCAATAATATAATGTGTGTCAACTGGATTGCTAATCCAATCGCGAATGGCTTCGTTTGTAGCATCTTTTAATGTACGACTTCCAGATAATGCGGCACGAACTTCTGCGCCTAACATTTTCATTCGAGCAACATTTGGCGCTTGTCGTGCAATGTCAATTTCGCCCATATACACAATACATTCTATGCCCATTAATGCGCAAACTGTTGCCGTTGCAACTCCATGTTGTCCTGCGCCAGTTTCGGCAATAATTCGGGTTTTACCGAGACGTTTTGCCATCAAAATTTGTCCGATTGTATTGTTTACTTTATGTGCGCCAGTATGGTTTAAATCTTCACGTTTTAAGTAAATTTTCGTGTTGTATTTTTTAGACAAACGTTCTGCATAAAATAATGGCGACGGACGTCCGACGTAATCTTTTAATAATTGTTTGAATTCTTTTTGAAAAGAATCTTCATACATAATCTCCAAATACTTTTGACGTAATTCTTCCACATTCGGATATAACATTTCAGGAATGTACGCGCCACCAAATGTGCCGTAATATCCTTTTTCGTTTACGTGATAACTCATGATCTTATATATTTTTTAAACGTGTTGCTATAATTGTCTTGATATGTAATTTTAGTAATTTGCTTGAAGTTTGATTTATTTGGTTCTTCTAGAAAACCTTGCGCATTAAAGTATTCAATTGTAACATTTTTACTTGAAATTTTTTGAATACTTCCAATAGAAAAATAGTTGTGCTTTTTGCGTTCACATTCTACAATAACGCATTCTTTTTTCGCTAGTAAATTTTTAAAGATTGTCTCAAATGATGTAATATCTATTATATTATCTTTTTTAGTGATTTTCTTGAATTTTTTCGGGAATTCTTTTTCGAAAACCATTCCATAATATTCATCATTTTTATTACATCTAATATTTGTGATTACTTTAATAGGAATGCAATTAAAACCTATAAAACGGAATTCATCATTTTCTGCAATGAGTATGAAATCATTAGAACATGTTAGAATATAACCAGTAGTAGCACTGAAAACATCATTTTTGAATCCTCTACTGATTTTTACGTAATTCTTGTTTTTTATATGTGTTGCGATTATTTTTTTTATTCTTTTCTTACTCATGATATCGCTTTTTTAAATGTTGTTAACTCCTCAACATTCTTCAATCCTGGAGCAATTTCAAACTTACTATTAATATCTAACGCATAACAATATTTTGAGGCTTTACTATTTAGAAATGCTTCTAATTTTGGAATCGTTTCTAAACCAATTCCACCACTTAAAAAGAATGGTTTTTCGGATGGATAATTTTCTAAAACTTTCCAATCGAATGTAACGCCATTTCCGCCAGGTAATCTTCCTTTCGTATCAAACAAAAAGTAGTCAACAAAAGCTTCAAATTGTTTTAAAGTTGTAAAATCAAATTCGTCTTTTATAGAGAATACTTTGATGATTTCAACACGGACATTGAGCGGAGTCGAAATGTAATCTTTCAATTCAGAGCAAAATTCAGGACTTTCACTTCCATGTAATTGTACTGCTAGTAAATCATGTTGTATTACTTTTTCAATTATTTCTTCTTGCGAAGAATTTACAAAAACACCAGTTTTTTTGATGCTTTTTGGAATTTCAGGAATATGAGCGTCAAAAAACCGTAATGATTTTTTATAGAATATAAAACCCAAATAATCTGGTTGCAACTCGCTGATTGCAATCATATTATCTTCATATTTCATTCCGCATATTTTGAGTTTCGTGTGTTTCATTAAATGATTAAAATATTAAATAATTAAAAGCA from Kordia antarctica encodes the following:
- a CDS encoding DUF885 domain-containing protein, translating into MKKHIYILSIFIFSLVACDDQQKSDTNETVTETQNFAEFLESYYQKGLELDPLQATSAGDNRYNDQFPDFLSDEHQEKVKKHYRTFKDALKNYADTNLTESEQLSKAILNWDCDMKLRQLSFKNDVLFPVNQMWTLNLSVGQLASGAGAQPFKTVEDYNNWLKRLEGYNTWLKTAKERMQEGINEKYVLPKSLIQKVIPQFEVLASADVENHLFYSPIKNFPKDFSDESKKELTTAYSTFLNEKLIPSFNEMYQFLKTDYLTAGRESSGISETPYGEAYYNHSIKNYTTTNMTAGEIHELGLKEVARILGEMEKVKTQVGFKGDIKSFFNFVRSNKELMPYTDAQQIIDNFNAIHDKMKPQIAKLFDLKPKTPFEVRRTEAFREASASAEYNQGSLDGTRPGIFYTPIPDAKTYNVFSDEALFLHEAIPGHHYQISLTQENDDLPAFRKTLWYSAYGEGWALYTESLGKELGLYTDPYQYFGMLGMEMHRAIRLVVDTGLHAKGWTREKAIQYSLDNEAESEASIISEIERYMANPGQALSYKIGQLKIRELRAKAEDTLGDKFDIREFHNQVLSTGCIPLQLLEDKINVWIQEKSNNQ
- the trpA gene encoding tryptophan synthase subunit alpha → MNRINQKLQEDKKLLSIYFTAGYPSLNDTVGVIQELEKNGVDMVEIGLPFSDPLADGPTIQASSTQALKNGMTSKILFGQLANIRKTVSIPLIIMGYLNPMLQYGIEAFCAKCKEVGIDGLIIPDMPVDVYHNEYQAIFEKHGLINVFLITPQTSEERIRFIDSISNGFIYMVSSAGTTGAKSSFGNAQADYFDRIGNMNLKNPQVVGFGISNRETFTQATNKAKGAIIGSAFIKHLTQNGTKTIGDFVSKIR
- a CDS encoding GIY-YIG nuclease family protein, with amino-acid sequence MDTHYVYILTNKSHTVLYVGRSKQLKQRLIQHKNNSTSTFTGKYNVHKLVYFETTKYVNNSIKRERQIKKWKREWKINLINGLNPDWKDLSEYI
- the trpB gene encoding tryptophan synthase subunit beta yields the protein MSYHVNEKGYYGTFGGAYIPEMLYPNVEELRQKYLEIMYEDSFQKEFKQLLKDYVGRPSPLFYAERLSKKYNTKIYLKREDLNHTGAHKVNNTIGQILMAKRLGKTRIIAETGAGQHGVATATVCALMGIECIVYMGEIDIARQAPNVARMKMLGAEVRAALSGSRTLKDATNEAIRDWISNPVDTHYIIGSVVGPHPYPDMVARFQAVISEEIEWQLQEKEGRSYPDHVIACVGGGSNAAGAFYQYLDDERVNLIAVEAAGKGIHSGESAATSVLGEDGIIHGSRTLLMQTKDGQITEPYSISAGLDYPGVGPMHAHLYASKRAEFISITDDEAMTAGLELSQLEGIIPAIETSHALAIFETRKFKKDEIVVLNLSGRGDKDLNTYIEYFKL
- a CDS encoding phosphoribosylanthranilate isomerase, with the translated sequence MKYEDNMIAISELQPDYLGFIFYKKSLRFFDAHIPEIPKSIKKTGVFVNSSQEEIIEKVIQHDLLAVQLHGSESPEFCSELKDYISTPLNVRVEIIKVFSIKDEFDFTTLKQFEAFVDYFLFDTKGRLPGGNGVTFDWKVLENYPSEKPFFLSGGIGLETIPKLEAFLNSKASKYCYALDINSKFEIAPGLKNVEELTTFKKAIS